One Paenibacillus sp. FSL W8-0186 genomic window carries:
- a CDS encoding ABC transporter permease has protein sequence MMNAVRLEWYKLRRKRLLWMITLLLLVELAWAFMATSVSISRNPEHAGWEPLIGTVSSMNGLFLPILTAICVSRICDMEHKGNTWKLLRTVMVRPGQLYAAKFMTASIMVLWGCIFQGFSILAFGMFNDFDPAVPVVLLTRFLLGTMITTLAIITLQLWISVAVKNQAFALSLGMIGGFIGLTADLLPSGLRRLLVWSYYSGLSPIAQSYESEQMSFAVRDIGTMLPVMALLAVVGAVLYLAGNIYVSKREL, from the coding sequence ATGATGAACGCAGTCAGGCTGGAGTGGTATAAATTGCGGCGTAAGCGCCTGCTCTGGATGATCACCTTATTGTTGCTCGTTGAACTAGCCTGGGCGTTCATGGCTACCAGCGTGTCAATTTCCCGCAATCCGGAACATGCCGGATGGGAGCCGCTTATAGGGACGGTATCCTCTATGAACGGCCTGTTCTTGCCTATACTTACCGCCATATGCGTATCCCGAATATGCGATATGGAGCATAAGGGAAATACATGGAAGCTGCTGCGAACCGTTATGGTTAGGCCAGGCCAGCTTTATGCCGCCAAGTTTATGACAGCATCAATCATGGTATTGTGGGGATGTATATTTCAGGGCTTCTCTATTCTCGCCTTCGGCATGTTTAACGATTTTGACCCTGCTGTGCCTGTGGTTCTGCTGACTCGTTTTCTCTTGGGGACGATGATAACCACACTGGCGATTATCACCTTGCAGCTATGGATATCTGTGGCTGTGAAAAATCAGGCTTTTGCGCTGTCCCTCGGTATGATCGGCGGTTTTATCGGCTTGACGGCGGATCTGTTGCCGTCCGGATTGCGAAGACTACTCGTATGGTCCTATTACAGTGGCTTGAGCCCGATTGCTCAAAGCTATGAAAGCGAACAAATGTCGTTTGCGGTACGCGATATAGGCACAATGCTGCCCGTGATGGCGCTTCTGGCAGTGGTTGGGGCAGTCCTGTATTTGGCAGGGAACATCTATGTATCCAAACGGGAATTATAG
- a CDS encoding ABC transporter ATP-binding protein has protein sequence MSQVVASTSLSKRYGKVYCVKDVNLSVCEGEIYGFLGPNGAGKSTTLKMILGLVQPTDGQVTVFGKELAAHRRLILSQIGSLIESPSYYGHLSGLENMRVVQKLRNVPDRNVSEALNIVRLTQQKDKKVAQYSLGMKQRLGIAMALLAFPKLLILDEPTNGLDPAGIGEIRELIKSLPQRYGMTVLLSSHLLAEIEQIATTVGIIHDGRLKFQGRMDLLKNNGRPTISIRTRNNNLAEKVLMSEGFSPFHRGDSLVFENLTDELVVQANRSLIAANIDVLRIEEHKKSLESIFLDMTGKERSL, from the coding sequence ATGAGTCAAGTTGTCGCCAGTACCAGCCTTTCCAAACGGTATGGCAAGGTCTATTGTGTGAAGGATGTGAATTTATCGGTTTGCGAAGGGGAAATTTATGGTTTCCTCGGCCCGAATGGAGCGGGGAAATCCACCACCCTTAAAATGATTCTGGGATTGGTCCAGCCTACAGATGGCCAGGTGACGGTCTTTGGCAAGGAGCTTGCCGCCCATCGCCGCCTAATATTAAGTCAAATCGGTTCATTGATCGAATCTCCCTCTTATTATGGACATCTTAGCGGGCTTGAAAATATGCGCGTTGTGCAAAAGCTCCGCAATGTCCCGGATCGGAACGTATCGGAGGCATTGAATATTGTCCGCTTAACCCAGCAGAAGGATAAAAAAGTAGCACAGTATTCCTTGGGTATGAAGCAGCGGCTGGGCATTGCCATGGCGCTGCTGGCATTTCCGAAGCTGCTGATATTGGATGAGCCGACCAACGGATTAGACCCTGCCGGCATCGGCGAAATCCGGGAATTGATTAAATCTCTTCCTCAGCGGTATGGCATGACGGTGCTTCTATCCAGTCACCTTCTTGCAGAAATTGAGCAGATTGCGACTACGGTAGGCATTATCCATGATGGAAGACTGAAGTTTCAAGGCAGGATGGATCTACTGAAGAATAATGGCCGTCCAACTATTTCCATTAGAACACGAAATAATAATTTGGCGGAGAAAGTCCTGATGTCAGAAGGGTTCTCCCCCTTCCATCGCGGAGATTCACTGGTATTTGAGAATTTGACTGATGAATTGGTGGTTCAGGCCAATAGAAGCCTGATCGCCGCCAATATCGATGTGCTGCGTATTGAAGAGCACAAGAAAAGCCTCGAAAGCATATTCTTGGACATGACTGGAAAGGAGCGCAGTTTATGA
- a CDS encoding response regulator transcription factor, which yields MDDIKNKKLLLVDDEHEIRNMVDGFLRKEGFTRIYQASHCADALEVCRSEQPDAAILDVMLPDGDGFALLSSLRQFTNIPVLFLSAKGEDEDRLLGLGLGADDYIVKPFLPRELLLRLTAILRRVYSPPQQERRPVFRLGDRTVDLDSGVVQYRDSECALTAKEHTLLSKLYDNRNRIVTSDALCQAAWGVNYYGCENTLMVHIRRIREKIETRPSHPEYLQTIRGLGYKLLVQGE from the coding sequence ATGGATGATATCAAGAATAAGAAGCTGCTGCTCGTAGATGACGAACACGAAATCAGAAACATGGTGGACGGATTTCTGCGAAAAGAAGGCTTTACACGTATTTATCAAGCATCCCATTGTGCGGATGCCTTGGAGGTATGCCGGTCTGAACAACCCGATGCCGCTATTTTGGATGTTATGCTTCCCGATGGAGACGGGTTCGCCCTGCTCTCCTCCTTGCGCCAGTTCACTAATATTCCCGTTCTCTTCTTGTCGGCCAAAGGCGAGGATGAGGACCGATTGTTGGGACTGGGGCTCGGCGCAGACGATTACATCGTAAAACCGTTTCTGCCGCGCGAACTGCTTCTCCGCCTGACTGCTATCTTGCGGCGGGTATATTCACCTCCCCAGCAGGAGCGGCGTCCTGTCTTCCGCTTAGGAGATCGCACCGTTGATCTCGATAGCGGGGTAGTACAATACCGGGACAGCGAATGTGCGTTAACAGCCAAAGAGCATACTCTGCTCAGCAAGCTTTACGATAATCGCAACAGGATCGTAACTAGCGATGCGCTGTGTCAGGCAGCGTGGGGAGTGAATTATTACGGCTGTGAAAATACGCTGATGGTGCATATTCGCCGAATCCGGGAGAAGATCGAAACCCGGCCATCCCATCCGGAGTATCTCCAAACCATACGAGGATTGGGATACAAATTGCTGGTACAGGGAGAATAG